In Microbacterium sp. AB, a single genomic region encodes these proteins:
- a CDS encoding ATP-binding cassette domain-containing protein has translation MRVPDDTENAIRCVDLSVSRSGRGQAIRAVDGVTTTLEAGETLCVAGPTGSGKSSLAAALAGARDRTLSVSGGDAFVTGISVRHPGRAHRVLTYRTGYLPQGGGATLPSRLTVSEVISEPITARDRRVNQRALSVRVAALLDEMHLPLGAAAKFPYELSAGMRQRVAFARALILDPRVLVADEPLANIDLEVRHVIFDAIIRRQQEWGMAAFLVTNDADLARELDADRLILRAGHVVAAGDAEVLRWTPGMKSTETLLVT, from the coding sequence ATGCGCGTGCCCGACGACACCGAGAACGCCATCCGCTGCGTCGACCTGAGCGTCTCGCGGTCTGGGAGGGGCCAGGCGATCCGCGCCGTCGACGGCGTCACGACGACGCTGGAGGCGGGGGAGACGCTGTGCGTCGCGGGCCCCACGGGCTCGGGGAAGTCGAGCCTGGCCGCGGCTCTCGCGGGAGCGCGCGATCGCACGCTGTCCGTGTCGGGCGGGGACGCCTTCGTCACGGGCATCTCGGTGCGTCATCCCGGCCGTGCGCACCGTGTCCTGACGTATCGGACCGGCTACCTGCCGCAGGGCGGGGGTGCGACGCTGCCGTCGCGCCTCACCGTGTCGGAGGTCATCTCCGAGCCGATCACGGCGCGCGACCGTCGTGTCAACCAGCGCGCTCTCTCCGTGCGGGTCGCGGCGCTGCTCGACGAGATGCACCTGCCGCTCGGCGCCGCCGCGAAGTTCCCGTACGAGCTGAGCGCCGGCATGCGTCAGCGCGTCGCGTTCGCCCGGGCGCTCATCCTCGACCCGCGTGTGCTCGTCGCGGACGAGCCGCTCGCGAACATCGACCTCGAAGTGCGCCACGTGATCTTCGACGCGATCATCCGTCGCCAGCAGGAGTGGGGGATGGCGGCGTTCCTCGTGACCAATGACGCGGACCTTGCTCGCGAGCTGGACGCCGACCGCCTCATCCTGCGCGCCGGGCACGTGGTCGCGGCGGGCGATGCGGAGGTGCTCCGGTGGACGCCGGGCATGAAGAGCACGGAGACACTGCTCGTCACGTGA
- a CDS encoding septum formation family protein gives MIRTFPTRRVLVAGAAVALALTLGGCSSIANLLNGDSATRDEDTNEVTEGGTVDVFEVSVGDCIGSPAEGEVVDVEVVPCDEPHDGEVYYEFALDDGEWPGDTAVSTAAEEGCTASDAFEAYIGTPYDSSEVWVQFFLPTEDTWTDSTLNDRLISCIAYVPDEQQTGSLKDSGL, from the coding sequence ATGATTCGCACGTTCCCGACCCGCCGCGTCCTCGTCGCCGGCGCGGCAGTCGCCCTGGCATTGACGCTGGGCGGCTGCTCGAGCATCGCCAACCTCCTCAACGGCGACAGCGCCACGCGCGACGAGGACACGAACGAGGTCACCGAGGGCGGCACGGTCGACGTCTTCGAGGTGTCCGTCGGGGACTGCATCGGAAGCCCGGCGGAGGGCGAGGTCGTCGACGTCGAGGTCGTTCCCTGCGACGAGCCCCACGACGGCGAGGTCTACTACGAGTTCGCTCTCGACGACGGCGAGTGGCCCGGCGACACCGCCGTGTCGACCGCGGCCGAGGAGGGGTGCACCGCCTCCGACGCGTTCGAGGCGTACATCGGCACGCCGTACGACAGCTCGGAGGTGTGGGTGCAGTTCTTCCTCCCCACCGAGGACACCTGGACCGACTCCACGCTCAACGACCGTCTCATCTCCTGCATCGCCTACGTGCCCGACGAGCAGCAGACCGGCTCGCTGAAGGACTCCGGCCTCTGA
- the def gene encoding peptide deformylase, producing MAVLPIRIWGDPVLHAPASPVDEITDEIRTLVQDMYETMDAAPGVGLAAPQVGVGLRLYTYSYEDDEGRPWRGEIVNPALWMVPTTPGDPDEDAESEGCLSFPGERFPLRRSDRVIVTGTDVRGTPVRIEVDGWRARIMQHEFDHLDGIIYVDRLSDSDWKTAQKISKKRGWGRPGVSWTPGIDDLDA from the coding sequence ATGGCCGTTCTGCCGATTCGCATCTGGGGCGACCCCGTCCTCCACGCTCCCGCTTCTCCCGTGGATGAGATCACCGACGAGATCCGCACGCTCGTGCAGGACATGTACGAGACGATGGATGCCGCTCCCGGCGTCGGGCTCGCCGCTCCCCAGGTCGGCGTCGGCCTGCGTCTCTACACGTACTCCTACGAGGACGACGAGGGGCGACCGTGGCGCGGCGAGATCGTCAATCCCGCGCTGTGGATGGTGCCGACGACGCCGGGCGACCCGGACGAGGACGCCGAGTCCGAGGGCTGTCTCTCCTTCCCGGGCGAACGCTTCCCGCTCCGCCGTTCGGACCGTGTGATCGTCACGGGCACGGATGTGAGAGGCACGCCGGTCCGGATCGAGGTCGACGGATGGCGCGCGCGCATCATGCAGCACGAGTTCGACCACCTCGACGGCATCATCTACGTGGACCGTCTCTCCGACAGCGACTGGAAGACGGCGCAGAAGATCTCCAAGAAGCGCGGATGGGGACGACCGGGCGTCAGCTGGACGCCGGGGATCGACGATCTCGACGCGTGA
- a CDS encoding DMT family transporter, with protein MTWASAATSLAAADVGEQLVGAFQNPALLLGIPLAVAGAVFMSLGAQYQSRGVKKVEHLAGETGETGLGTIHLLRLLTRPSWIAGTLLLGIAVACQLSALAVAPLIVVQPLGAISLVITTLLNAHITGHTPTRSSLTAIGLCVGGILVFVVVAALFATERPITDYELLVVLAILLVVIILLGGAWVLLRRRIGALFYITAAGVLYGFVATLAKVTIKRIQAGEFDWTVVLCLVALVAAAAAGAYFVQTAYASGPPDLVIAGLTVIDPIVAVLIGAIVLGEAANAPAWALVVFVVVGAVAALGVFLLARHHPQVVSESQEIALKRGSGGAAGRSAATTDDIVTRPTTSPLDDLRAARDPDDLLSRRQSPPDAESGASPPR; from the coding sequence GTGACCTGGGCGAGTGCGGCGACGAGTCTCGCGGCGGCGGATGTCGGAGAGCAGCTCGTCGGGGCGTTCCAGAACCCCGCGTTGCTGCTCGGCATCCCGCTGGCGGTCGCCGGCGCCGTCTTCATGTCTCTGGGGGCGCAGTATCAGAGCCGTGGCGTCAAGAAGGTCGAGCACCTCGCGGGGGAGACCGGGGAGACGGGGCTCGGAACCATCCACCTCCTGCGTCTCTTGACGAGGCCGTCCTGGATCGCCGGCACGCTCCTGCTCGGCATCGCCGTCGCCTGCCAACTGAGCGCGCTCGCGGTCGCCCCGCTCATCGTCGTCCAGCCGCTCGGGGCGATCTCCCTCGTGATCACGACGCTCCTCAACGCCCATATCACCGGGCACACCCCCACGCGGAGCTCGCTCACGGCGATCGGCCTGTGCGTCGGGGGGATCCTCGTGTTCGTGGTCGTCGCGGCGCTCTTCGCGACCGAGCGCCCGATCACGGACTACGAGCTGCTCGTGGTGCTCGCGATCCTCCTCGTCGTGATCATCCTGCTCGGCGGCGCATGGGTCCTGCTCCGGCGCCGGATCGGGGCGCTCTTCTACATCACGGCGGCAGGGGTGCTCTACGGCTTCGTCGCGACGCTCGCCAAGGTGACCATCAAGCGCATCCAGGCGGGGGAGTTCGACTGGACGGTGGTGCTCTGCCTCGTCGCCCTCGTCGCCGCGGCCGCGGCCGGCGCCTACTTCGTGCAGACGGCGTACGCGTCCGGTCCGCCCGACCTCGTCATCGCGGGCCTGACGGTGATCGACCCCATCGTCGCCGTCCTGATCGGCGCGATCGTGCTGGGGGAGGCCGCGAACGCCCCTGCGTGGGCCCTCGTCGTCTTCGTCGTCGTGGGCGCCGTCGCCGCGCTCGGCGTGTTCCTCCTCGCCAGGCATCATCCGCAGGTCGTCAGCGAGAGCCAGGAGATCGCCCTCAAGCGCGGCTCCGGAGGGGCGGCCGGTCGGAGCGCCGCGACGACGGACGACATCGTGACGCGCCCCACGACGTCTCCGCTCGACGACCTCCGCGCCGCGCGCGACCCGGACGACCTCCTGTCACGTCGCCAGAGCCCGCCGGACGCCGAGAGCGGGGCTTCTCCTCCGCGATAG
- a CDS encoding nuclease-related domain-containing protein yields MPNEYLPWVVSAILALALIATLIVLRRRSRAAKQRAQSQTASHESRVSELVRAHEDDIAALRRGHAQELEQVTQQRAEAEETIEQTRSFIARGMKHEAASHSMIVDACAELGVDGALLTNLVFLPEDTRRERRFVAQIDHLLLLESALIVIESKRWKGLVFDGIRPSEAQPGLRYLIDESDLPESFAFHVNRASKGSSSWNVQRYDGPDAPAFQVRRQAGRLSQHIRTTTGDSFWLETCVLYSHPDAEVHARPQDVSQGGAPTHVVKDIEGLKRVIKGFEMRSKPALTSTQLTGLVDVLGSLGPQVDRFGVYDQHGRRGA; encoded by the coding sequence GTGCCGAACGAGTACTTGCCCTGGGTGGTCTCCGCGATCCTCGCCCTCGCGCTCATCGCGACGCTCATCGTGCTCCGTCGACGCAGCCGTGCCGCGAAGCAGCGGGCGCAGTCGCAGACGGCCTCCCACGAGAGCCGCGTGTCGGAGCTCGTGCGCGCGCACGAGGACGACATCGCCGCGCTCCGGCGCGGGCACGCGCAGGAGCTCGAGCAGGTGACGCAGCAGCGCGCCGAGGCCGAGGAGACGATCGAGCAGACCCGCAGCTTCATCGCCCGGGGCATGAAGCACGAGGCCGCCTCGCACAGCATGATCGTCGACGCCTGCGCCGAGCTCGGCGTCGACGGGGCTCTCCTCACGAACCTGGTCTTCCTGCCCGAGGACACTCGGCGCGAGCGGCGGTTCGTGGCGCAGATCGACCACCTCCTGCTCCTCGAGTCCGCGCTGATCGTGATCGAGAGCAAGCGCTGGAAGGGGCTCGTCTTCGACGGCATCAGGCCGAGCGAGGCCCAGCCGGGTCTCCGGTACCTCATCGACGAGTCGGACCTGCCCGAGTCCTTCGCCTTCCACGTGAACCGCGCGTCGAAGGGCTCGTCCAGCTGGAACGTCCAGAGGTACGACGGGCCGGATGCGCCAGCCTTCCAGGTCCGCCGGCAGGCCGGGCGGCTCTCGCAGCACATCAGGACGACGACCGGCGACTCGTTCTGGCTCGAGACGTGCGTCCTCTACTCGCATCCCGACGCCGAGGTGCACGCGCGTCCGCAGGACGTGAGCCAGGGTGGTGCTCCCACACACGTCGTCAAGGACATCGAAGGCCTCAAGCGCGTCATCAAGGGCTTCGAGATGCGCTCCAAGCCCGCCCTGACCTCGACCCAGCTGACGGGGCTCGTCGACGTGCTCGGCTCCCTCGGCCCGCAGGTGGATCGCTTCGGCGTCTACGATCAGCACGGACGACGGGGCGCATAG
- a CDS encoding low molecular weight protein-tyrosine-phosphatase, whose product MIRRIVVVCTGNICRSPMGEVVLRDRLEAAGLGVDVRSAGVSAEEAGNPIDARAASVLAEHGYAVPRHQARAVSRDDLSADLLLAMTDHHRRALLRQGADPARTRLWTEFVPDAGERDVADPWYGGRADFEETLDLIEAGAPAVVEAVRASAD is encoded by the coding sequence ATGATCCGTCGGATCGTCGTCGTCTGCACCGGCAACATCTGCCGTTCTCCGATGGGGGAGGTCGTGCTGCGGGACCGTCTCGAGGCCGCCGGGCTGGGCGTCGACGTGCGATCGGCGGGCGTGAGCGCCGAGGAGGCCGGCAATCCGATCGACGCGCGCGCCGCGTCCGTCCTGGCCGAGCACGGTTATGCCGTGCCGCGTCATCAGGCCCGCGCCGTGAGCCGCGACGACCTCTCGGCGGATCTCCTCCTCGCGATGACGGATCATCATCGGCGAGCGCTTCTGCGGCAGGGCGCCGACCCCGCGCGCACGCGGCTGTGGACGGAGTTCGTCCCGGACGCCGGGGAGAGGGACGTCGCCGATCCCTGGTACGGCGGACGAGCGGACTTCGAGGAGACGCTCGACCTCATCGAGGCCGGCGCCCCGGCGGTCGTCGAGGCCGTGCGCGCGTCGGCGGATTGA
- the sigK gene encoding ECF RNA polymerase sigma factor SigK: MVIDGAEVDEHADDPVDHVAALLERVADGDQSAFADLYDMLSGRVFGLVLRVLVDRAQSEEVLQEIFLEIWQSASRFSPNRGQGRGWILTIAHRRAVDRVRSAQASTDRDIRIGLRDLGVPFDGVAENVELRVEGDRVMEALRLLPDAQREALTLAYYGGYSQREVAALTGAPLGTVKTRMRDGLSRLRTEMGVLA, encoded by the coding sequence ATGGTGATCGACGGAGCGGAGGTGGACGAGCACGCCGACGACCCCGTGGACCATGTCGCCGCGCTGCTGGAGCGCGTCGCCGACGGCGATCAGTCCGCCTTCGCGGATCTGTACGACATGCTCTCCGGACGCGTTTTCGGCCTCGTGCTGCGGGTCCTCGTGGACCGCGCGCAGAGCGAGGAGGTGCTGCAGGAGATCTTCCTGGAGATCTGGCAATCCGCTTCGCGGTTCTCTCCGAACAGAGGACAGGGGAGGGGCTGGATCCTCACGATCGCGCATCGCCGGGCGGTGGACCGTGTGCGGTCCGCTCAGGCGAGCACCGACCGTGACATCCGGATCGGTCTCCGCGACCTCGGGGTGCCGTTCGACGGCGTCGCCGAGAACGTGGAGCTCCGAGTCGAAGGGGACCGCGTGATGGAAGCGCTCCGTCTCCTCCCCGACGCCCAACGCGAGGCGCTGACCCTCGCGTACTACGGCGGATACAGCCAGCGAGAGGTCGCGGCGCTCACGGGAGCGCCGCTGGGAACGGTCAAGACGAGGATGCGCGACGGGCTGTCGCGCCTGAGGACGGAGATGGGGGTGCTCGCGTGA
- a CDS encoding anti-sigma factor, with the protein MNDDDEIGDLLAGRALHALSPDEERALESALVGDPDARRGADRDAETAAWLAEAVPEVAPPAHVREELLARIAGEEQRTAAEHGAASPTARRRAKRPRRARFVLAASIALLLTIGIGAATISQFLDRPEAVVALERIESADDARVVDAAVPGGGTVALHWAPSSGEAVVVADGIPELTDGQQYELWNVRGETPVSAGVFDGGTTDPTLLAGEVAPGDVVAVTIEQAGGSPTGAPTTEPIVALPAE; encoded by the coding sequence GTGAACGACGACGACGAGATCGGCGACCTGCTCGCCGGCCGTGCGCTCCACGCGTTGAGCCCCGACGAGGAGCGGGCGCTCGAGTCCGCCCTGGTCGGAGACCCCGACGCGCGTCGGGGCGCCGACCGCGACGCGGAGACGGCCGCGTGGCTCGCAGAAGCCGTGCCCGAGGTCGCCCCTCCCGCGCACGTCCGCGAGGAGCTCCTCGCCCGCATCGCCGGAGAGGAGCAGCGGACGGCCGCGGAGCACGGCGCAGCGTCGCCCACCGCTCGTCGGCGCGCGAAGAGACCTCGGCGCGCCCGGTTCGTGCTCGCGGCCTCGATCGCGCTCCTCCTCACGATCGGGATCGGGGCGGCGACGATCTCGCAGTTCCTCGACCGTCCGGAGGCCGTCGTGGCCCTCGAACGCATCGAGAGCGCGGACGACGCCAGGGTCGTCGACGCGGCCGTTCCCGGGGGCGGCACGGTCGCCCTCCACTGGGCTCCGTCGAGCGGCGAGGCGGTCGTCGTCGCCGACGGAATCCCCGAGCTCACGGACGGGCAGCAGTACGAGCTCTGGAACGTGCGCGGGGAGACGCCGGTCTCCGCGGGGGTGTTCGACGGCGGGACGACGGATCCGACGCTTCTGGCGGGCGAGGTCGCCCCCGGCGACGTCGTCGCCGTGACGATCGAGCAGGCCGGCGGCTCTCCGACCGGCGCTCCGACGACGGAGCCGATCGTCGCCCTGCCTGCGGAGTAG
- a CDS encoding DUF4383 domain-containing protein has translation MRTSPNRLVGIVFGAVYVLVGLLGFAVTGGVSFFATEGGLLLGIFAVNPLHNIAHLLIGGALLVAGLVGARAAKGTNITVGAAYLALGVVGFFLAGTALNILALNTADHVLHLASALVLLGVGLGAERESQGTRGAVA, from the coding sequence ATGCGTACATCACCCAATCGGCTCGTCGGCATCGTCTTCGGCGCCGTCTACGTGCTCGTCGGCCTGCTCGGCTTCGCGGTCACGGGAGGCGTGTCGTTCTTCGCGACCGAGGGCGGCCTGCTGCTCGGGATCTTCGCCGTCAACCCGCTGCACAACATCGCGCATCTGCTCATCGGCGGCGCGCTCCTCGTCGCCGGACTCGTCGGCGCCCGCGCGGCGAAGGGCACCAACATCACCGTCGGCGCGGCCTACCTCGCCCTCGGCGTCGTCGGCTTCTTCCTCGCGGGGACCGCGCTCAACATCCTCGCCCTGAACACGGCCGACCACGTGCTGCACCTCGCGAGCGCGCTCGTGCTGCTGGGTGTCGGCCTCGGCGCCGAGCGGGAGTCGCAGGGGACCCGCGGCGCGGTCGCCTGA
- a CDS encoding DUF3145 domain-containing protein: MATPLARGVVYIHSAPRALCPHLEWAVGRSLGRAVNFEWQDQPVLHGARRAEYYWEAPAGTGAALATAIRGWEHLRFEVSEDPTPRSDGGRWMHTPDLGIHYAQVDTAGNVVIPEDRVRYALEIAGADPFELRRELDIALGSAWDDELEPFRTASDDAPVVWLHKVG, translated from the coding sequence ATGGCGACACCCCTTGCGCGCGGAGTGGTCTACATCCACTCAGCGCCACGAGCGCTGTGCCCCCACCTGGAGTGGGCGGTCGGGCGCTCCCTCGGCCGTGCCGTGAACTTCGAGTGGCAGGACCAGCCGGTCCTCCATGGCGCGCGCCGTGCGGAGTACTACTGGGAGGCTCCTGCGGGCACCGGCGCCGCCCTCGCGACCGCGATCCGTGGCTGGGAGCATCTGCGCTTCGAGGTCTCGGAGGATCCGACGCCGCGAAGCGACGGAGGCCGCTGGATGCACACGCCCGATCTCGGCATCCATTACGCCCAGGTGGACACGGCGGGCAACGTCGTGATCCCCGAGGACCGGGTCCGCTACGCCCTGGAGATCGCCGGCGCCGATCCCTTCGAGCTCCGTCGCGAGCTCGACATCGCCCTGGGCAGCGCCTGGGACGACGAGCTGGAGCCGTTCCGCACGGCGAGCGACGACGCTCCCGTGGTCTGGCTGCACAAGGTCGGCTGA
- a CDS encoding beta-ketoacyl-[acyl-carrier-protein] synthase family protein, with protein sequence MTKRIVVTGLGASSAIGGDVEENWRNLLAGVSGTRSLDHDWVATYDLPVTFAAEASVRPETVLDRPIAKRLDKSAQFALVAAQEAWKDAGEPQVDPERLGVDFATGIGGVWTLLDAWDTLREKGPRRVMPMTVPMLMPNAAAGNLSLHFGARAFARTVASACASSVESIASAYEHLQAGNADVVIAGGAESAIHPITLASFSSMQALSRRNDSPETASRPFSVDRDGFVMGEGAAVLILETEEHATARGARIYGELVGTGVTADAYHITANDPSGQGAARAVRAALAQAGAEPDEVTHINAHATSTPVGDPAEYAALRAVFGERVHEIPVSATKASTGHLLGGTGAIESIFTILALRDRVAPPTINLVDQDPEIPLRASSEPQPLAEGRQLAICNSFGFGGHNAVAAFASYES encoded by the coding sequence ATGACCAAGCGCATCGTCGTCACAGGACTCGGCGCCTCCTCCGCGATCGGCGGCGACGTCGAGGAGAACTGGCGCAACCTGCTGGCAGGCGTCTCCGGCACGCGATCGCTCGACCACGACTGGGTCGCGACCTACGACCTGCCGGTGACCTTCGCCGCGGAGGCGAGCGTCCGGCCGGAGACCGTGCTGGACCGGCCGATCGCCAAGCGTCTCGACAAGTCCGCCCAGTTCGCCCTCGTGGCCGCTCAGGAGGCCTGGAAGGACGCCGGAGAGCCGCAGGTCGACCCCGAACGCCTCGGCGTCGACTTCGCGACGGGCATCGGCGGCGTCTGGACGCTGCTGGACGCCTGGGACACCCTGCGCGAGAAGGGACCACGCCGCGTGATGCCGATGACGGTCCCGATGCTCATGCCGAACGCGGCGGCGGGCAACCTCTCCCTGCACTTCGGCGCGAGGGCGTTCGCGCGCACGGTCGCCTCGGCCTGCGCGTCGAGCGTGGAGTCGATCGCGAGCGCGTACGAGCACCTGCAGGCGGGCAACGCCGACGTCGTCATCGCCGGTGGCGCCGAGTCGGCCATCCATCCGATCACGCTCGCGTCGTTCTCCTCCATGCAGGCGCTCTCCAGGCGCAACGACTCGCCCGAGACGGCGTCCCGCCCGTTCTCGGTCGACCGCGACGGCTTCGTCATGGGCGAGGGCGCGGCCGTCCTCATCCTCGAGACCGAGGAGCATGCGACGGCGCGCGGCGCGCGGATCTACGGCGAGCTCGTCGGCACGGGGGTCACGGCCGACGCGTACCACATCACGGCCAACGACCCGAGCGGCCAGGGGGCGGCCCGTGCCGTCCGCGCCGCTCTCGCGCAGGCAGGCGCCGAGCCCGACGAGGTCACGCACATCAACGCCCACGCGACGTCGACGCCCGTCGGCGATCCGGCGGAGTACGCGGCGCTCAGGGCGGTCTTCGGAGAGCGTGTGCACGAGATCCCCGTCTCGGCCACCAAGGCGTCGACCGGCCACCTCCTCGGCGGCACGGGCGCCATCGAGTCGATCTTCACGATCCTCGCGCTGCGCGACCGGGTGGCGCCTCCGACGATCAACCTCGTCGATCAGGATCCAGAGATCCCGCTGCGCGCCTCGTCGGAGCCTCAGCCGCTCGCGGAGGGCCGGCAGCTGGCGATCTGCAACTCGTTCGGCTTCGGCGGCCACAACGCGGTCGCCGCGTTCGCCTCGTACGAGAGCTGA
- a CDS encoding acyl carrier protein yields the protein MAFTNDEVLTGLAELITDETGIDASEVALEKSFTDDLDIDSISMMTIVVNAEEKFGVTIPDEEVKNLKTVKDAVDFITANQ from the coding sequence ATGGCATTCACGAACGACGAGGTGCTCACCGGACTGGCGGAGCTCATCACCGACGAGACCGGCATCGACGCATCGGAGGTCGCCCTGGAGAAGTCGTTCACCGACGACCTCGACATCGACTCGATCTCGATGATGACGATCGTCGTCAACGCCGAGGAGAAGTTCGGCGTGACGATCCCCGACGAGGAAGTCAAGAACCTGAAGACGGTGAAGGACGCCGTCGACTTCATCACCGCCAACCAGTGA